A genome region from Halorussus pelagicus includes the following:
- a CDS encoding acetate--CoA ligase — protein MADRSPEETTREREWVDPPESFAEQANVTAADRDAFRDAGWPECWRRPADLLDWDRGFDAVLDDDGPMRWFPGGRLNASSNCVDRHVAAGRGDETAVAWEGKLGETRTYTYRELHREVNAFAAALREMGVGEDDVVTLYLPMIPELPVAMLACARIGAPHSVVFAGFSADALATRLEGAESRFLVTCDGYYRRGAALDLKRRADNACVSVDHAVEQVVVNRLDDERRAGDHRAYADLVAEHAGKEVEPVARDAEDLLFFIYTSGTTGEPTLVRHTTGGYLTHVAWTSHAVLDLGPDDTHWCSADVGWITGHSYAVYGPLALGATTVLYEGTPDHPETDRLWEIIERNEVDVFYTAPTSIRAFMKWGEEHPARHDLSSLRLLGTVGEPIDETAWHWYRDHVGDGECPVVDTWWQTETGGIVLSTLPGVDRMRPGAVGKSLPGIETAVVDEMGEEVADGEAGQLAVTRPWPGMARSLCEASGWGGRRTREVDGGWQYATGDNAVRDADGYLHLLGRADDVLKVSDRRLSTTEIESAIVGVSGVAEAAVVVGADDDAAHQSEIHAFVSPESNVAGDDALRERVGAAVEAAIGPIAVPNAVTFAPSLPKTRSGKVVRRYLAAIANGEDLGDTSALRNPEVVGELESLLDK, from the coding sequence ATGGCCGACCGGAGTCCGGAGGAGACGACCCGCGAGCGCGAGTGGGTGGACCCGCCCGAGTCGTTCGCCGAGCAGGCGAACGTCACGGCGGCCGACCGCGACGCGTTCCGGGACGCGGGGTGGCCCGAGTGCTGGCGACGGCCCGCCGACCTGCTGGACTGGGACCGCGGGTTCGACGCGGTGCTGGACGACGACGGGCCGATGCGGTGGTTCCCCGGCGGGCGACTGAACGCCTCGTCCAACTGCGTGGACCGACACGTCGCCGCGGGGCGCGGCGACGAGACGGCCGTCGCGTGGGAGGGGAAACTCGGCGAAACCCGGACGTACACCTACCGGGAGCTACACCGCGAAGTCAACGCCTTCGCGGCGGCCCTGCGGGAGATGGGCGTCGGCGAGGACGACGTGGTAACGCTCTACCTGCCGATGATTCCGGAGTTGCCCGTCGCCATGCTCGCCTGCGCGCGCATCGGCGCGCCCCACTCGGTCGTGTTCGCGGGCTTTTCCGCCGACGCGCTGGCGACGCGACTGGAGGGTGCCGAGTCGCGGTTCCTCGTCACCTGCGACGGCTACTACCGGCGCGGGGCCGCGCTCGACCTGAAGCGCCGGGCCGACAACGCCTGCGTCTCGGTGGACCACGCCGTCGAGCAGGTCGTGGTGAACCGCCTCGACGACGAGCGCAGGGCGGGCGACCACCGCGCGTACGCCGACCTCGTGGCCGAACACGCTGGCAAGGAGGTCGAACCGGTCGCGCGCGACGCCGAGGACCTGCTCTTTTTCATCTACACGTCGGGGACCACGGGCGAACCGACGCTGGTCCGGCACACGACCGGGGGCTATCTCACGCACGTCGCGTGGACGAGCCACGCCGTCCTCGACTTGGGACCCGACGACACCCACTGGTGTTCGGCCGACGTGGGGTGGATTACCGGCCACTCCTACGCGGTGTACGGGCCGCTTGCGCTCGGGGCGACGACGGTGTTGTACGAGGGGACGCCCGACCACCCCGAAACCGACCGCCTCTGGGAGATAATCGAGCGCAACGAGGTTGACGTGTTCTACACTGCGCCAACGTCGATTCGGGCGTTCATGAAGTGGGGCGAGGAGCATCCCGCGCGCCACGACCTCTCGTCGCTCCGCCTGCTCGGGACGGTCGGCGAACCGATAGACGAGACGGCGTGGCACTGGTACCGCGACCACGTCGGCGACGGCGAGTGCCCGGTCGTGGATACGTGGTGGCAGACCGAGACGGGCGGCATCGTCCTCTCGACGCTCCCCGGCGTTGACCGGATGCGCCCCGGCGCGGTCGGCAAGAGTCTGCCCGGCATCGAGACGGCCGTCGTGGACGAGATGGGCGAGGAAGTCGCCGACGGCGAGGCGGGCCAACTGGCCGTCACACGCCCGTGGCCGGGAATGGCCCGGTCGCTCTGCGAGGCGAGCGGGTGGGGTGGGCGTCGGACGCGAGAGGTCGATGGCGGGTGGCAGTACGCCACCGGCGACAACGCGGTCCGCGACGCCGACGGCTACCTCCACCTGCTCGGGCGGGCCGACGACGTACTGAAGGTCTCCGATAGGCGACTCAGTACCACGGAAATCGAGAGCGCCATCGTCGGCGTCTCCGGCGTCGCGGAGGCCGCCGTCGTCGTCGGTGCCGACGACGACGCCGCCCACCAGTCGGAGATTCACGCCTTCGTCAGCCCCGAGTCGAACGTCGCGGGCGACGACGCGCTCCGCGAGCGCGTCGGGGCGGCCGTCGAGGCGGCCATCGGACCCATCGCAGTCCCCAACGCGGTGACGTTCGCGCCCTCGCTCCCGAAGACGCGCTCGGGGAAAGTCGTCCGGCGGTATCTCGCCGCCATCGCCAACGGCGAGGATTTGGGCGACACCAGCGCGCTCCGGAATCCGGAGGTCGTCGGAGAGTTGGAGTCGCTTCTGGACAAGTAG